One window from the genome of Engraulis encrasicolus isolate BLACKSEA-1 chromosome 16, IST_EnEncr_1.0, whole genome shotgun sequence encodes:
- the LOC134465606 gene encoding desmoglein-2-like protein, translating into MAHATAMCTILVPILILITQVQGYGKELQKLHRQKREWIIPPRKLEENVDETKKEFIAKIRSDYETRNNIRYSLLGKGATEDPVNLFTVNTENGYVRINGILDREEKSRYYLQGVAKFANGTRAEKDIELVIMVIDQNDCPPVFSFEEGQSVAEIYELSEIGTSVMTVTATDADEPNTLHSQISYSLVQEGSSNMFYIDRQTGEVSVRTNALDREVQDVYTLTVKGTDMNGAPGGNSGTGKVVIRLMDVNDNVPTLENTHYEANVMENTFNVTVLKIKALDLDLIHTDNWLAIFTIVSGNEAGYFTITTDKKTNEGILVLNKPIDYEELKELNLQVVVSNVAKYHSSVIITETKTYPIKIHVQNEAEGPRFHPSVKVVTVSEDHTTIDLKQIITTYKAIDSDTLLHATNVIYLKGEDKDNWISIDQTTADIRLNKLPDRESKYLINGTYYAKIICVSKDSSQKTATGTIAIQVEDSNDHCPTLVHPTQTVCFEENVDHVVYVTAVDGDAFPNGAPFDFKITSSTTEQWSVERLLGNDTTVILRPKQVLWPGPYKVYMVIRDQQGEPACGDVQVLDLEVCSCDKDLTCLPRKDRGPSAVLGAAGVLMLLLGMLLLLLLPLLLLFCLCGTGALAADFKTIPWGAKEHLIAYHTEGQGEDKAVPLLDIPVVDGGDGGFAKIGQVGVTGAAGAGLGGGLSGSSHFGKVNNNNEYEYNQWSSQVNTGHGGWMGQGQFGEGHYGEGRFEYGSGGASGHMGLLEGIALSEEFLGEYYSQKASCIEDLQTQKAEMLIYEYEGRESPAGSVGCCSLLEDDNDLAFLNDLGPKFKTLAEICGGGATVIESSSVTVTASPPPPPQPPVTTHVSSHVSSHVDISGDIANSISAARAEASSLATSSSVLQESIISSGRPATTTVHVKENGVVPTQTLLIQQPTLYYAAAPPMYVVDPQPHHTLMVTPAVNVGQNLVMLESNATSQLQGISQGVVGMGNIQGAHGLVLVEGMTSAAGEQQVIGTLGKRQVVTVETQQGTRSGFGTGTGHSATLGLGSASLAETVVSAASGRLHHEASGGLIQVIPSQASASQSVGLRGQSASSFSVMPETVIDGTHKVVVQEKVSVTERTSQSSSLA; encoded by the exons ATGGCGCACGCAACAGCTATGTGTACCATTCTGGTGCCGATTCTGATACTG ATTACACAAGTACAGGGGTACGGCAAAGAACTCCAGAAGCTTCACAGGCAGAAGAGAGAGTGGATTATTCCTCCCCGGAAATTAGAAGAGAATGTGGATGAAACTAAAAAGGAGTTCATAGCCAAG ATTCGTTCTGACTACGAGACAAGAAACAACATCCGCTACTCCCTCCTCGGCAAAGGTGCCACTGAAGACCCTGTGAACCTCTTTACAGTGAATACAGAAAATGGCTATGTCAGGATCAATGGCATTCTTGACAGGGAGGAGAAATCTCGTTACTAT TTGCAAGGagtggcaaagttcgcaaatggGACCCGGGCCGAAAAAGATATCGAACTGGTAATAATGGTCATAGACCAAAATGACTGCCCTCCTGTGTTCTCTTTTGAAGAAGGTCAAAGTGTTGCAGAGATCTATGAATTAAGTGAAATAG GCACCTCTGTGATGACAGTCACAGCCACAGATGCAGATGAGCCCAACACGCTTCACTCCCAGATTTCCTACTCACTTGTGCAGGAGGGAAGCTCCAACATGTTCTACATTGACCGTCAAACAGGAGAGGTCTCTGTCAGGACAAATGCTCTGGACAGAGAG GTCCAGGATGTCTACACTCTGACCGTCAAAGGAACTGACATGAATGGAGCTCCTGGGGGGAATTCAGGAACTGGGAAGGTCGTTATCAGACTTATGGATGTAAACGACAACGTTCCAACCCTGGAAAACACCCAT TATGAGGCCAACGTAATGGAGAACACATTCAACGTGACGGTGTTGAAGATCAAAGCACTGGACCTTGATTTAATCCACACAGACAACTGGTTGGCCATTTTCACCATTGTGTCTGGAAATGAGGCAGGATACTTCACCATCACCACGGACAAAAAGACAAATGAGGGAATACTGGTGCTGAACAAG CCCATAGACTACGAGGAACTGAAGGAGCTTAATCTCCAGGTGGTTGTTTCCAACGTGGCCAAGTACCACTCCTCTGTCATCATCACCGAGACCAAGACGTACCCTATCAAGATCCATGTGCAAAACGAGGCGGAAGGCCCTCGCTTCCATCCCTCAGTCAAAGTGGTAACTGTGTCCGAGGACCACACCACGATTGACCTGAAGCAGATCATCACTACCTACAAGGCCATAGACAGTGACACCCTGCTGCATGCCACCAATGTCAT ATATCTAAAAGGAGAAGACAAGGACAACTGGATTAGCATAGACCAAACCACCGCTGATATCAGACTTAACAAACTGCCGGACAGAGAATCCAAATATTTGATCAATGGGACATACTATGCCAAAATCATTTGTGTCTCAAAAG ATTCTTCACAGAAAACAGCTACTGGAACCATCGCTATTCAGGTGGAGGACTCCAATGACCACTGTCCAACGCTGGTCCACCCAACACAGACTGTGTGTTTTGAGGAGAACGTGGACCATGTAGTGTATGTCACCGCAGTAGATGGCGACGCATTCCCCAACGGAGCACCGTTTGACTTTAAAATCACTTCCAGCACCACAGAACAGTGGTCTGTGGAGCGGCTGCTGGGGAATG ACACTACAGTGATCCTGCGGCCCAAACAGGTCCTATGGCCAGGCCCGTATAAAGTGTACATGGTGATTAGGGATCAGCAGGGAGAGCCTGCGTGCGGAGACGTCCAGGTGTTGGACTTGGAGGTGTGCAGCTGTGACAAGGACCTGACATGCCTTCCGAGGAAGGACAGGGGTCCCAGTGCTGTCTTGGGAGCAGCGGGCGTTCTCATGCTCCTTCTGGGAATGTTGCTGCttttat TGCTGCCTCTTCTGTTGCTGTTCTGCCTGTGTGGTACGGGAGCCCTAGCCGCAGACTTCAAGACCATACCCTGGGGAGCCAAGGAGCACCTGATCGCTTATCACACTGAGGGCCAAGGAGAAGACAAG GCAGTGCCCCTGCTGGATATACCGGTGGTGGACGGAGGGGACGGAGGCTTTGCGAAGATTGGTCAAGTGGGAGTTACAGGGGCCGCCGGTGCTGGGCTGGGTGGAGGATTGTCCGGTTCGTCTCACTTCGGGaaagtcaacaacaacaacgagtATGAATACAACCAGTGGTCTTCCCAAGTCAACACGGGTCATGGCGGGTGGATGGGCCAAGGGCAGTTTGGCGAAGGCCATTATGGAGAAGGACGCTTCGAATATGGAAGTGGTGGAGCCTCTGGTCACATGGGTTTACTTGAAGGCATTGCTTTGTCAGAGGAGTTCCTTGGAGAATACTACTCACAG AAAGCAAGCTGCATCGAAGACCTGCAAACTCAAAAAGCGGAAATGCTCATCTACGAGTACGAGGGCCGGGAGTCTCCGGCTGGCTCAGTGGGCTGCTGTAGTCTTCTGGAGGATGACAATGACCTGGCCTTCCTCAATGACCTGGGACCCAAATTCAAGACTCTGGCTGAAATCTGTGGTGGTGGGGCCACTGTCATTGAGTCCAGTTCTGTGACTGTCacagcttctcctcctcctcctccgcagccCCCTGTGACAACCCATGTGTCATCCCATGTGTCATCTCATGTCGATATCAGTGGAGATATTGCCAATAGCATCAGTGCTGCCAGAGCTGAGGCCAGCAGTTTGGCTACTTCCTCCTCTGTGCTCCAGGAAAGCATCATCTCGTCTGGACGCCCTGCTACCACCACCGTACACGTTAAGGAGAACGGTGTGGTCCCCACCCAAACGCTTCTCATCCAGCAACCAACTCTCTACTATGCTGCTGCTCCACCCATGTATGTTGTGGACCCACAGCCCCATCATACCCTGATGGTAACGCCTGCTGTCAATGTGGGTCAAAACCTGGTGATGCTAGAGAGCAATGCCACCAGCCAGCTGCAGGGGATAAGTCAGGGTGTGGTTGGCATGGGCAACATACAGGGAGCCCACGGCTTAGTTCTGGTGGAGGGAATGACCTCGGCTGCTGGTGAGCAGCAAGTTATTGGCACATTAGGCAAAAGGCAAGTGGTCACAGTCGAGACACAGCAAGGCACCAGAAGTGGCTTTGGGACAGGAACTGGCCACAGTGCGACTTTAGGCTTAGGTAGTGCTTCACTGGCAGAGACAGTAGTGTCTGCTGCAAGTGGCAGGCTTCATCATGAAGCCAGTGGAGGATTGATTCAGGTTATCCCATCACAAGCCAGCGCAAGTCAGAGTGTAGGGCTGAGAGGTCAAAGTGCATCGTCTTTCAGTGTGATGCCTGAGACCGTAATTGACGGCACACACAAAGTTGTCGTACAGGAGAAGGTTTCGGTCACTGAGAGAACCTCGCAGTCAAGTAGCTTAGCATAA